The Cloeon dipterum chromosome X, ieCloDipt1.1, whole genome shotgun sequence genome includes a window with the following:
- the Gbeta76C gene encoding guanine nucleotide-binding protein subunit beta-2 has translation MPKEDSEQTALRTELENLISSIQDKQKEVNDANLADKCGDMGDAPKIRLSTKKMLKGHINKVTTCHYSGDSRHAVTGSLDGKLIIWDTWTGNKVQVIPLRSSWVMSSTFAPSGNFVACGGMDNMCTVYDVNNRDASTGAAKMLRELLGYEGFLSSCRFIDDTHLITGSGDCKVCHWDLEANKKTMEFNAHCGDVVCISLGPDNNTYLTSSVDKTCRLWDMREEAPKQTFFGHEADVNSICYHPSGFGFATCSEDKTTRLFDIRSDQQVALYKVPSGNPGFTSCGLSKSGRMVLCGTDDGNVHSWDTLKTNHCGQLHGHENRVTSISVSPNGIALVSASWDMNVRVWG, from the exons ATGCCTAAGGAAGACTCGGAGCAGACCGCCCTCAGGACTGAGCTGGAAAACCTCATCTCCAGCATCCAG GACAAGCAAAAGGAGGTCAACGATGCGAACCTGGCCGATAAATGCGGGGATATGGGCGACGCGCCTAAAATCCGGCTCAGCACCAAAAAAATGCTCAAGGGCCACATCAACAAGGTGACCACCTGTCATTACAGCGGAGACAGCag ACACGCTGTAACCGGCTCTCTGGACGGAAAGCTGATCATCTGGGACACCTGGACGGGCAACAAGGTTCAGGTCATTCCTCTGAGGTCGTCCTGGGTCATGAGCAGCACTTTTGCGCCCAGCGGAAACTTCGTCG CTTGTGGCGGCATGGACAACATGTGCACTGTGTACGACGTGAACAATCGGGACGCCAGCACCGGCGCCGCCAAGATGCTGCGAGAACTGCTCGGCTACGAAGGCTTTTTGTCTTCGTGCCGCTTTATCGACGACACCCACCTCATCACTGGCTCTGGAGATTGTAAAGT GTGCCATTGGGATTTGGAAGCCAACAAAAAGACGATGGAATTCAACGCGCACTGCGGCGACGTTGTGTGCATCTCTTTGGGACCGGACAACAACACCTATCTGACCAGCAGCGTGGACAAAACCTGTCGCCTCTGGGACATGCGTGAAGAGGCGCCGAAACAGACCTTCTTTGGTCACGAAGCCGACGTTAATTCCATCTGC TACCATCCATCCGGATTTGGCTTTGCCACCTGCTCCGAGGACAAGACGACGCGCCTCTTCGACATCCGCTCCGACCAACAGGTAGCCTTGTACAAGGTACCTTCGGGCAACCCTGGATTTACAAGCTGCGGCCTCTCCAAGTCGGGCCGAATGGTGCTCTGCGGCACGGACGACGGAAACGTCCACAGCTGGGACACTTTGAAGACCAACCACTGCG GTCAGCTGCATGGACACGAAAATCGCGTCACCTCCATTTCGGTTTCGCCCAACGGAATCGCCTTGGTCTCCGCCTCGTGGGACATGAACGTCCGCGTCTGGGGATAG
- the D2hgdh gene encoding D-2-hydroxyglutarate dehydrogenase, mitochondrial isoform X1 — translation MQRIYSSSLQKINQISQKCWKSTSTRVELTQVRYPKLKRGNYSVISDKHISTFEKIIPGRVLTSATDDLESFNTDWLRTARGNSSVVLKPKSTEEVSEILKFCNQERLAVCPQGGNTGLVAGSVPVFDEVILNLSLMRKIESIDTASGVIVCEAGCILEELDNVLREKDLMMPLDLGAKGSCQIGGNVSTNAGGLRLLRYGSMHANTLGLIAVKADGTVVDALNCLKKDNTGYALHHLFVGSEGTLGVVTKVAIQCPRVPQAVSLMFLGLSDFASVMETTQRAKGFLGEILSSCELMDLECADAVVQNMKLKLPLERMPFYMLLETSGSNAAHDEEKLNAFLEAVMNQGLVMDGTVITEPSRLKAVWHLRECIAEALLRDGYVYKYDVTLPAQKFYDLVPFFNDKLKEAGALRCCAFGHLGDGNVHFNVTSTEFSYKLLGLIEPSIYEWTSKHRGSISAEHGIGLKKRDFLKFSKTAEAIEMMRDIKQVMDPNGILNPYKVLPAI, via the exons ATGCAGCGAATATACTCGAGCAGCCTTCAGAAAATTAACCAGATTTCCCAGAAATGCTGGAAATCCACTTCTACCAGG gTGGAACTAACTCAGGTCCGCTACCCGAAGCTGAAACGAGGCAACTACTCGGTGATCAGTGACAAACACATTTCCACCTTCGAAAAAATCATTCCTGGTCGTGTCTTGACCTCAGCCACGGACGACCTTGAGTCCTTCAACACGGATTGGCTGCGCACCGCGCGCGGAAACAGCTCGGTTGTGCTCAAACCGAAGTCGACAGAGGAGGTGTCTGAAATCCTCAAGTTCTGCAATCAGGAGAGACTGGCTGTGTGTCCTCAAGGTGGCAACACCGGCCTGGTCGCTGGCAGCGTCCCTGTTTTCGACGAGGTCATTCTCAATTTGTCTCTGATGCGGAAAATCGAGTCCATCGACACTGCGTCTg gtgtGATCGTTTGTGAGGCTGGGTGTATCTTGGAAGAATTAGACAATGTTCTTCGGGAGAAGGACCTGATGATGCCCCTCGACCTGGGCGCTAAGGGCAGTTGTCAAATCGGAGGCAACGTTTCAACCAATGCCGGGGGGTTGCGCCTCCTTCGCTACGGCAGCATGCACGCCAACACCCTCGGATTAATTGCT GTGAAAGCTGACGGGACCGTGGTGGATGCGCTGAACTGCCTGAAGAAAGACAACACTGGCTACGCTCTGCACCACCTGTTCGTCGGTTCTGAAGGGACCCTGGGCGTGGTCACCAAGGTTGCGATTCAGTGCCCTCGCGTTCCACAAGCCGTTTCTCTCATGTTTCTCg GTTTGAGCGATTTTGCGTCTGTGATGGAAACGACGCAGCGTGCCAAGGGTTTCTTGGGCGAAATCCTCTCCTCGTGCGAGCTGATGGACCTGGAGTGCGCGGACGCGGTGGTGCAAAACATGAAACTAAAACTGCCGCTCGAAAGAATGCCTTTTTACATGCTGCTCGAGACATCGGGCAGCAACGCAGCGCACGACGAGGAAAAGCTCAACGCATTTCTGGAGGCGGTCATGAACCAAGGCCTCGTTATGGACGGAACTGTCATCACAGAGCCCTCAAGATTAAAG gcaGTTTGGCACCTTCGGGAATGCATTGCGGAAGCGTTGCTCAGGGATGGCTACGTTTACAAGTATGACGTCACCCTGCCCGCTCAGAAATTCTACGACCTTGTGCCCTTTTTCAATGACAAACTGAAAGAGGCTGGAGCTCTACGCTGCTGCGCCTTTGGACATTTAG GAGATGGAAACGTGCACTTCAACGTGACTTCCACTGAGTTCTCGTACAAGCTGTTGGGTTTGATCGAGCCTTCGATCTACGAGTGGACATCGAAGCACCGTGGCAGCATCAGTGCCGAACACGGAATTGGGCTGAAAAAGAGGGACTTTTTGAAGTTCTCCAAGACCGCAGAGGCAATCGAGATGATGCGAGACATCAAACAAGTGATGGATCCAAACGGAATCCTCAATCCCTACAAAGTTCTGCCagccatttaa